Proteins from one Bufo gargarizans isolate SCDJY-AF-19 chromosome 8, ASM1485885v1, whole genome shotgun sequence genomic window:
- the LOC122945122 gene encoding uncharacterized protein LOC122945122 isoform X1 — MERKADALLRKSWEASMYNIKTNIAATSVARSMYLWLGDLENHLSNKTSREEILQSIPLLKSATGFLADASAESIRFCAKEAGLFNAARRALWMKSWSGDRISKQKLVSIPFSGEYVFGPVLDKILEKAADRKKGFPEERSYRRNQSFQSYGGQNKAGRGKGKSSHWAYPKGVKEEVSFLSPNLNLKTNNDSIVGGGGGGRRVKDFLGPWALISKNPCALDIIRQGCKIEFTSLPPPGFVVTKMPARSSNLNIFQGVQDLVKKGAVIPVPTSQRGQGYYSTLFLVKKKEGDFRTIINLKQLNKFILYRKFKMESLKSIVPLIKLGAFMCSFDLKDSYLHVPRSPEIPKVCDPRPFQSDFPFSIHSATLRDLSRTKAVNQTGDKNDSSTQTRRVKYSAVPGRFFNYSRLKGAPTVRFGNIFIPSVTARMDCEPTQVC, encoded by the coding sequence ATGGAACGGAAGGCAGATGCCCTTTTGAGAAAGTCTTGGGAGGCCTCGATGTATAACATTAAGACCAACATTGCAGCAACGTCAGTAGCTAGGTCTATGTACTTATGGCTAGGAGATCTTGAAAATCACCTAAGTAATAAGACTTCTAGGGAAGAAATCCTGCAGTCCATCCCGCTACTTAAGTCAGCTACAGGATTCCTTGCAGACGCCTCGGCTGAATCTATTCGATTCTGTGCTAAAGAGGCTGGACTTTTCAATGCGGCTCGTCGGGCTTTATGGATGAAGTCATGGTCGGGTGATAGGATTTCTAAACAGAAGTTAGTATCTATTCCCTTTTCAGGAGAATATGTATTCGGGCCGGTTCTAGACAAGATACTTGAGAAAGCGGCTGATAGAAAAAAAGGATTCCCTGAAGAAAGATCTTATAGAAGGAACCAGTCCTTTCAGTCATACGGTGGACAAAATAAGGCTGGTAGGGGGAAAGGCAAGTCAAGCCACTGGGCTTATCCCAAGGGGGTAAAGGAAGAGGTTTCCTTCTTAAGCCCCAATCTAAATTTGAAGACAAACAATGACTCcattgtaggggggggggggggggggaggagagtgaAGGATTTCCTAGGTCCATGGGCGCTAATATCAAAAAATCCTTGTGCCTTGGATATCATTCGGCAAGGATGCAAGATCGAGTtcacctccctcccccctccaggaTTTGTCGTAACAAAGATGCCTGCCAGATCCTCCAACCTGAATATTTTCCAGGGAGTCCAAGACTTGGTGAAAAAGGGAGCAGTAATCCCAGTTCCCACATCTCAAAGAGGTCAGGGGTACTATTCAACCCTATTTTTAGTAAAAAAGAAGGAAGGAGACTTTCGAACTATTATAAACCTGAAACAACTGAACAAGTTTATTCTTTACAGGAAGTTCAAAATGGAGTCTCTGAAATCCATAGTACCTCTGATAAAGCTAGGAGCATTTATGTGCTCGTTCGACCTGAAAGACTCTTATTTGCATGTTCCCAGATCACCAGAGATACCTAAGGTTTGCGATCCTAGACCCTTTcaatcagattttccattttcaatTCATAGCGCTACCCTTCGGGATTTAAGCCGCACAAAGGCTGTTAACCAAACTGGTGATAAAAATGATAGCTCCACTCAGACAAGAAGGGTTAAATATAGTGCCGTACCTGGAAGATTTTTTAATTATAGCAGACTCAAAGGAGCTCCTACTGTCAGATTTGGAAATATTTTTATCCCGTCTGTCACAGCTAGGATGGATTGTGAACCAACCCAAGTCTGTTAG
- the LOC122945122 gene encoding uncharacterized protein LOC122945122 isoform X2, producing the protein MEPDAPSLPPAKEAQKKVTKPPHCISCAKRLPDEYGKKLCKECISDVIQQEQSSLMDSIRSVVQEELGAVELLHLIPKTSPLANVRVLRSLPPQDLMTLMIRLLLPCNGKMISLSEGEIYESNRKFYFSSEEMGDLLKAVRAKMGIEEAPRSLSIQDEMFGGLRVKKSKVFPMNENIKR; encoded by the exons ATGGAACCTGATgctccctctctgcctcct GCTAAAGAGGCTCaaaaaaaggttacaaaaccTCCTCACTGCATTTCTTGCGCTAAAAGGTTGCCTGATGAATATGGAAAGAAGCTATGTAAAGAATGTATTTCTGATGTGATCCAGCAGGAACAATCCTCCCTTATGGATAGTATCAGATCTGTGGTTCAGGAAGAACTTGGGGCCGTTGAGCTGCTCCATCTGATTCCCAAGACCAGCCCTCTCGCAAATGTCCGCGTTCTAAGATCATTACCTCCTCAGGATCTGATGACTCTGATGATAAGGCTTCTACTTCCATGCAATGGGAAGATGATTTCTCTCTCTGAAGGAGAGATCTATGAAAGcaacagaaaattttatttttcctctgaAGAAATGGGTGACTTATTAAAGGCGGTCAGAGCGAAAATGGGGATTGAAGAAGCCCCTAGGTCTCTATCTATTCAGGACGAAATGTTTGGGGGACTTAGAGTGAAGAAATCCAAGGTCTTCCCCATGAACGAAAATATAAAGAGATGA